A stretch of [Clostridium] scindens DNA encodes these proteins:
- the baiF gene encoding bile acid CoA-transferase BaiF, whose protein sequence is MKGTGLNNFPQFGVMEGVKILVCGGAIAGPFGATLLGEIGAEVVHFESPKNPDSVRGHYGYSQNHRNQLSMVADMKTPEGLEIFKKLIKWTDIFIESSKGGTYEKMGLTDEVLWEINPRLAIVHVSGFGQTGVPEYIGRASYDAVGQAFSGYMSFNGTPKEAMKVSPYLSDYVTALNTCWTALAAYVHVLRTGKGESVDVAQYESLARILDTRPMEYFTDGKEFPRTGNKDTQAALFSFYTCKDGGEIFIGMNGYGPVRRGYPLIGLPKPGDGDPEIDEILSGWMADTDLGRRLEAAMEKFVSEHTVDEVEKIMLENQIPCQKVYTLKDCAKDPHWKARDIFVEWDDPMMGRVKGLGIINKWKNNPGEIKWGAPLFGENNEEVLKDLGYTEEEIEDFAKRGITASFDFDQTYEIYKLEELFPHYREGFTERWKKEEE, encoded by the coding sequence ATGAAAGGAACAGGCCTTAACAATTTTCCCCAGTTCGGCGTGATGGAGGGAGTCAAGATTCTGGTATGCGGCGGCGCGATCGCGGGACCCTTCGGGGCTACGCTGCTAGGAGAGATCGGAGCGGAAGTCGTACATTTTGAATCGCCGAAGAACCCGGACAGCGTCCGGGGGCATTATGGATATTCCCAGAATCACCGCAACCAGCTGTCCATGGTTGCCGATATGAAGACGCCGGAGGGCCTTGAGATATTTAAGAAATTGATCAAGTGGACGGACATCTTCATTGAGTCATCCAAAGGAGGCACCTACGAGAAAATGGGCCTTACGGATGAGGTCCTCTGGGAGATCAATCCCCGGCTGGCAATCGTGCATGTTTCCGGATTCGGCCAGACCGGCGTGCCGGAGTATATCGGCCGCGCTTCTTATGATGCGGTGGGGCAGGCATTCTCAGGCTATATGAGTTTTAACGGCACGCCCAAAGAGGCTATGAAGGTATCTCCTTATCTTAGTGATTATGTGACGGCCCTTAATACATGCTGGACAGCATTGGCCGCTTATGTACATGTGCTTCGCACAGGCAAGGGAGAATCCGTGGATGTGGCCCAGTATGAGTCGCTGGCGCGGATTCTGGATACGCGTCCTATGGAATACTTTACCGATGGGAAAGAATTTCCGCGTACGGGCAATAAGGATACCCAGGCTGCCCTGTTCAGTTTCTATACGTGCAAGGACGGCGGCGAGATATTCATCGGAATGAACGGCTATGGGCCTGTTCGCAGGGGGTATCCCCTGATCGGCCTGCCCAAGCCAGGGGATGGAGATCCGGAGATCGACGAGATCCTGTCTGGCTGGATGGCTGACACGGATCTGGGACGAAGGCTGGAGGCAGCCATGGAGAAATTCGTCTCAGAGCATACGGTAGATGAAGTGGAAAAGATCATGCTGGAGAACCAGATTCCATGCCAGAAAGTCTATACCCTCAAAGATTGTGCAAAAGATCCGCACTGGAAGGCAAGAGATATCTTTGTCGAGTGGGATGACCCTATGATGGGAAGGGTAAAAGGCCTTGGTATCATCAATAAGTGGAAGAATAATCCGGGCGAGATCAAATGGGGCGCCCCTCTGTTCGGTGAGAATAACGAGGAGGTGCTCAAAGATCTGGGCTATACCGAGGAAGAGATTGAAGATTTTGCCAAACGGGGCATTACGGCATCCTTTGACTTTGATCAGACGTATGAAATATATAAGCTCGAAGAACTATTTCCGCATTACAGGGAAGGATTTACCGAACGTTGGAAAAAGGAGGAAGAATAG
- a CDS encoding SDR family NAD(P)-dependent oxidoreductase, whose translation MRFEGKAVIVTGASSGIGRACAKIFAMEGAKVVAAARRLDRLEALKAEVEAEGGAGCILPLQTDVRVPKQIDRMFDTCLEEFGHLDILVNNAGVLDGQLPIHETSQEIYDYEYETNQRAVYLGCQRAIKIFLEQGTPANIVNVASAASIRGLKGGATYVMTKHAVLGLTRNLSVSFYEKGIRCNCILPCNIKTEINRAAREKNIGILEWQLRAGNAAPLHTITPPVEGAKPILGQPEDCANIITFLADDKAARYISGAEVKVDAGFLNM comes from the coding sequence ATGAGATTTGAAGGAAAAGCAGTCATTGTCACGGGCGCAAGTTCTGGCATTGGGCGCGCCTGCGCAAAGATTTTTGCAATGGAAGGCGCCAAGGTTGTTGCTGCGGCCCGCCGGCTGGATAGGCTGGAAGCGCTGAAGGCAGAAGTAGAGGCAGAAGGAGGAGCAGGCTGCATCCTGCCTCTTCAGACGGACGTGCGCGTTCCAAAGCAGATTGACAGAATGTTCGATACCTGCCTTGAAGAATTCGGGCATCTGGATATCCTGGTTAATAATGCCGGAGTACTGGATGGACAGCTGCCGATACATGAGACCTCCCAGGAAATCTATGACTACGAATATGAGACCAACCAGCGCGCGGTCTACCTGGGCTGCCAGCGCGCGATCAAGATATTCCTGGAGCAGGGAACGCCTGCCAACATCGTGAATGTTGCGTCTGCGGCGTCCATACGCGGATTGAAAGGCGGCGCCACATATGTTATGACCAAGCATGCCGTGCTGGGCCTTACTCGGAACCTCTCGGTCAGCTTCTATGAGAAAGGGATCCGCTGCAACTGCATCCTGCCTTGCAATATCAAGACAGAGATAAACCGCGCGGCCAGAGAGAAGAATATCGGCATCCTGGAGTGGCAGCTTCGGGCGGGCAATGCCGCGCCGCTTCATACGATCACTCCTCCGGTGGAGGGAGCCAAGCCGATTCTGGGACAGCCGGAGGATTGCGCCAATATCATCACATTCCTGGCAGATGATAAGGCAGCCCGCTATATCTCCGGCGCAGAAGTAAAGGTGGATGCGGGATTCCTGAATATGTAA
- a CDS encoding ABC-F family ATP-binding cassette domain-containing protein: MNLLTMEHITKSYTDRVLLDDVGFSINENEKIGVIGINGMGKSTLLKVAAGIEPCDSGKISMGGQVKICYLPQTPVFQEGTTILKAAVEGNVDELNRWTIEADAKAMLNRLGFTDYEERIGHMSGGQKKRVALVNALLTPADILVLDEPTNHLDNAMSEWLEEYLISFRGAILMVTHDRYFLDRVATRIVEVDQGKIYNYPGNYSQFVRLKEERQNMALATERKRKSILKTELEWLSRGARARSTKQKAHIDRIKAMQEIRDIQEEKRVAMDSVASRMGNKTIELAGISKSYDDRKLIEDYSYIFLKNDRIGIIGPNGCGKSTLLRIINGIVKPDAGSLDIGQTIRMGYFSQENEYMDDSMRVIDYVKEVGEYITTSDGKITASQMLENFLFDGALQWSKIEKLSGGEKRRLYLLRILMGAPNVLILDEPTNDLDIQTLTILEDYLDRFDGIIIVVSHDRYFLDRTVNRIFSFEGDGVIRQFEGGYSDYLIRKELEALPEEMDAPGARKESRDDRTPNVEESPAENSKDTWKKRDKKLRFSFKEQREFEAIDDEIAALEAKIEELDSRIAANATNSARLNELLKDKEEMEQKLEEKMERWVYLNDLNEQIQKSQSGM, encoded by the coding sequence ATGAATTTGCTGACAATGGAACATATAACGAAGTCTTATACGGACCGGGTGCTTCTGGACGATGTAGGATTCAGCATCAATGAGAATGAAAAGATCGGCGTAATCGGGATTAACGGGATGGGCAAGTCCACGCTGCTTAAGGTGGCAGCCGGGATCGAGCCATGCGATTCGGGAAAGATCAGCATGGGCGGCCAGGTGAAGATCTGCTATCTGCCCCAGACCCCTGTCTTTCAGGAAGGAACCACGATACTGAAGGCTGCGGTGGAGGGCAATGTGGATGAATTGAACCGCTGGACCATAGAGGCGGATGCCAAGGCCATGCTGAACCGGCTGGGATTCACGGATTATGAGGAACGTATCGGGCACATGTCAGGCGGGCAGAAGAAGCGGGTGGCTCTGGTCAATGCGCTTCTTACGCCTGCGGACATCCTGGTATTGGACGAGCCGACCAACCACCTGGACAATGCGATGTCCGAGTGGCTGGAAGAGTATCTGATCAGTTTCCGGGGAGCCATCCTGATGGTGACCCATGACCGTTATTTCCTGGACCGGGTGGCTACCAGGATCGTGGAAGTGGATCAGGGCAAGATATACAATTATCCGGGCAACTATTCTCAGTTCGTACGCCTGAAAGAGGAGCGCCAGAACATGGCGCTGGCAACAGAGCGCAAGCGAAAGAGCATCCTGAAGACGGAACTGGAGTGGCTAAGCCGTGGGGCCCGGGCAAGAAGCACGAAGCAGAAGGCTCACATAGACCGCATCAAGGCCATGCAGGAGATCCGGGATATCCAGGAAGAAAAGCGGGTTGCCATGGATTCCGTGGCATCCAGGATGGGCAATAAGACCATCGAGCTTGCGGGTATATCCAAATCTTATGATGACAGGAAATTGATAGAGGATTACAGCTACATCTTTCTGAAAAACGACCGCATCGGCATCATCGGGCCAAATGGGTGCGGAAAATCCACGCTCCTTCGGATTATCAATGGGATCGTAAAGCCGGACGCGGGCAGTTTGGATATAGGACAGACGATCCGCATGGGATATTTCTCCCAGGAGAATGAATACATGGATGATTCCATGCGGGTCATTGACTATGTCAAAGAAGTGGGAGAGTATATCACGACTTCCGACGGCAAGATCACTGCCTCTCAGATGCTGGAAAACTTCCTGTTTGACGGGGCGCTTCAGTGGTCGAAGATCGAGAAACTCTCCGGCGGGGAAAAGCGCAGGCTGTATCTGCTGCGGATTCTGATGGGCGCGCCCAATGTGCTGATCTTAGATGAGCCAACCAACGATCTGGACATTCAGACGCTGACCATACTGGAGGATTATCTGGACCGGTTTGACGGCATCATCATCGTCGTATCCCATGACCGCTATTTCCTGGACCGTACGGTGAACCGTATCTTTTCTTTTGAAGGGGACGGCGTGATCCGCCAGTTCGAAGGCGGCTACTCCGATTATCTGATCCGTAAAGAATTAGAAGCGCTTCCAGAGGAAATGGATGCACCCGGCGCAAGAAAGGAAAGCCGGGATGACAGGACGCCTAATGTGGAAGAAAGTCCGGCAGAGAATTCGAAGGACACGTGGAAGAAGCGTGATAAGAAATTAAGGTTCAGTTTTAAAGAGCAGCGTGAATTTGAGGCTATTGACGATGAGATTGCAGCCCTGGAAGCGAAGATAGAGGAACTTGACAGCCGGATAGCGGCAAATGCGACCAATTCAGCCAGGCTTAATGAACTGCTTAAGGATAAGGAAGAGATGGAGCAGAAACTGGAAGAAAAGATGGAGAGATGGGTATATTTGAATGACTTGAATGAACAGATCCAGAAGTCCCAATCCGGCATGTAA
- a CDS encoding amidohydrolase family protein encodes MNEPIFILRGDICYSRNLTELAVMKQGYVICKEGVSLGVCQELPGEYQNLPIRDCGEDLILPGLCDLHVHAPQYTFRGLGMDLELLDWLNEHTFPEEGKYQDLEYARKAYGDFVHNLKESATTRACIFGTIHVPATELLMDMLEASGLHTMVGKVNMDRNCPAYLIEKSADISAEDTVEWIKDCKKRYQITRPILTPRFIPSCSDALMENLKKVQMHFGLPVQSHLSENQSEVAWVQELCPQSEFYGDAYDRFGLFGADCSTVMAHCVYSDVRERRRMKENGVYVAHCPESNMNLSSGIAPVRAFLNEGIPVGLGSDVAGGTSEDIFAAMAHAIQASKLRWRLVDDTLKPLTAIEAFYLGTKGGGSFFGKVGSLEEGYEFDVLIVDDSAISSRDMEVKERLERLIYLSGGAKIKGKYVAGKEIFWR; translated from the coding sequence ATGAATGAACCTATTTTTATTTTACGGGGGGATATCTGCTACAGCAGGAATCTGACGGAGCTGGCAGTCATGAAGCAAGGCTATGTGATCTGCAAAGAGGGGGTATCCCTGGGGGTATGCCAGGAATTGCCCGGAGAGTATCAGAATCTTCCTATCAGGGACTGTGGAGAAGATCTGATCCTGCCGGGGCTGTGTGATCTGCACGTCCATGCGCCCCAGTATACTTTCCGGGGACTGGGAATGGATCTGGAACTTCTGGACTGGCTGAATGAGCATACATTTCCAGAGGAAGGCAAGTACCAGGATCTGGAATATGCCAGAAAGGCATATGGAGACTTTGTACATAATTTGAAGGAAAGCGCGACGACAAGGGCCTGCATATTCGGAACTATCCATGTGCCAGCAACGGAACTTCTAATGGATATGCTGGAGGCGTCGGGCCTGCATACTATGGTAGGAAAAGTGAATATGGACCGCAATTGTCCGGCTTATCTGATAGAAAAGAGCGCGGACATATCCGCGGAAGATACCGTAGAATGGATTAAGGACTGTAAGAAGCGCTACCAGATTACCCGGCCGATCCTGACGCCGCGGTTTATTCCCAGCTGCAGCGACGCTTTGATGGAGAATCTCAAGAAGGTGCAGATGCATTTTGGCCTTCCGGTACAGTCCCATCTGTCGGAGAATCAAAGCGAGGTGGCGTGGGTGCAGGAACTGTGTCCCCAGTCAGAATTCTATGGGGATGCCTATGACCGGTTCGGGCTGTTTGGGGCAGACTGCAGCACGGTGATGGCCCACTGCGTATACTCAGACGTGAGGGAGCGCAGGCGCATGAAGGAAAATGGCGTCTATGTGGCCCATTGCCCGGAGTCTAATATGAATCTGTCTTCCGGCATCGCGCCGGTACGGGCATTTCTTAATGAGGGAATTCCTGTCGGGCTTGGAAGCGATGTGGCAGGAGGAACGAGCGAAGATATCTTTGCCGCCATGGCACATGCCATCCAGGCGTCGAAGCTCAGGTGGAGGCTGGTGGATGATACGTTAAAGCCTCTGACGGCTATAGAAGCATTCTATCTTGGAACCAAGGGCGGCGGCTCCTTCTTTGGCAAGGTGGGAAGCCTGGAAGAAGGATATGAATTCGATGTGCTCATCGTCGATGACAGCGCCATCTCCAGCCGGGATATGGAGGTGAAAGAGCGGCTGGAGCGCCTGATTTATCTTAGCGGGGGCGCGAAGATCAAGGGAAAATATGTAGCAGGAAAAGAGATATTCTGGAGGTGA
- the xdhA gene encoding xanthine dehydrogenase subunit XdhA has translation MEERREVIGASVKRVDAFDKVTGYAKYTDDLCDKGAYIAKILHSTVANGRVTSIDADEARKIPGVIKVVTCFDVPKNYFPTAGHPWSTQESHQDVADRLMLTDRVRFYGDDVAAVIAEDEVAASQALRAIQVQYEEYPFVLDVQEAMEEGAPRLHEEYPGNVLKHTSIRNGNYEEAIKEMGLIKVEGWYDTPSVQHCHIENFICYAYQANHKMNVVSSTQIPHIVRRVVGQALGVPWGKVRVIKPYIGGGFGNKQDVLYEPLCAYLSQVTGGHLVKLDVSREETFACNRVRHAIRSHIISYVRPDGTFVARKLEAFSNQGAYASHGHSVVAKGMGAFPQLYPCPNVEADSYTVFTNRPVAGAMRGYGIPQAMFAVESHTDDVAKAIGMSPLEFRRKNLMPKGFVDGFSKNENYEDTFSQCMDKAIAHTDYVRKAEAYGNQTGNIRKGIGIAAFWYNTAVWPISLESSSCRMVLNQDGSIQIQLGETEIGQGADTAFAQMAASTLGIPLEDVHVISNQDTDLTPFGTGAYASRQTYVGGFSIQQTALLLKEKILGYAHEMTRMPAGILDIVDGMIVRKSDGRELLSMEELALEAFYSLSHSQHITAESTYQIKSNAYSFGCTVAEVEVDIEACKVKLVDAVNVHDCGRLINPALAKAQVHGGMSMGIGYGLSECLKFDPKTGKTLNGTLLDYKLSTTMDHPELKADFVENYEPTSAYGTKALGEPPVCSVAPAIRNAVFNATGVGVDTLPLSPHVLFEEFRKGGLLDV, from the coding sequence ATGGAGGAACGCAGAGAAGTTATTGGCGCCAGCGTAAAGAGGGTGGATGCCTTTGACAAGGTTACGGGCTATGCAAAGTATACGGATGACCTCTGCGACAAAGGCGCATATATCGCGAAGATATTGCATTCTACGGTCGCAAACGGGAGGGTGACATCAATAGATGCGGACGAGGCCAGAAAGATACCGGGCGTGATCAAGGTGGTTACTTGCTTTGACGTGCCGAAGAATTACTTCCCTACCGCAGGCCACCCCTGGTCTACGCAGGAAAGTCATCAGGACGTGGCGGACCGCCTGATGCTGACGGACCGGGTCCGTTTCTACGGTGACGATGTGGCCGCGGTCATTGCAGAAGACGAGGTGGCGGCCAGCCAGGCCCTTCGGGCCATTCAGGTACAGTATGAGGAGTATCCCTTCGTGCTGGATGTACAGGAGGCCATGGAAGAAGGCGCGCCCAGGCTTCATGAGGAATATCCGGGGAATGTACTGAAGCATACCAGCATCCGGAACGGGAACTACGAGGAGGCAATCAAGGAGATGGGCCTGATCAAAGTGGAGGGATGGTACGATACGCCTTCCGTGCAGCACTGCCATATCGAGAACTTTATCTGCTACGCTTATCAGGCCAATCATAAGATGAATGTGGTCAGTTCGACCCAGATCCCGCATATCGTAAGGAGGGTCGTAGGCCAGGCGCTGGGAGTCCCCTGGGGCAAGGTAAGAGTCATCAAGCCATACATAGGGGGAGGATTCGGCAATAAGCAGGATGTGCTCTATGAACCGCTGTGCGCTTATCTAAGCCAGGTGACGGGAGGCCATCTGGTCAAGCTGGATGTAAGCAGGGAAGAGACCTTTGCCTGCAACCGGGTAAGGCATGCTATCCGAAGCCATATTATATCCTATGTCAGGCCGGACGGGACATTCGTGGCCAGGAAACTGGAGGCGTTCTCCAATCAGGGGGCCTACGCGTCCCATGGTCACAGCGTAGTGGCAAAGGGAATGGGCGCGTTCCCGCAGCTGTATCCCTGCCCGAATGTGGAGGCAGATTCCTATACGGTATTTACCAACCGCCCGGTGGCAGGCGCCATGAGAGGATATGGGATTCCCCAGGCTATGTTTGCCGTGGAAAGCCACACGGACGACGTGGCAAAGGCGATTGGCATGTCCCCGCTGGAATTCAGGAGAAAGAACCTGATGCCGAAGGGATTCGTGGATGGATTCTCTAAGAACGAGAATTATGAGGACACCTTCAGCCAATGCATGGATAAGGCGATCGCGCATACGGATTATGTCAGGAAGGCAGAAGCGTATGGCAATCAGACGGGAAATATCAGGAAGGGCATTGGCATTGCGGCTTTCTGGTACAATACGGCGGTGTGGCCGATCTCTTTGGAGTCCTCTTCCTGTCGCATGGTACTGAACCAGGATGGGTCCATCCAGATTCAGCTTGGAGAGACGGAGATTGGACAGGGGGCGGATACGGCGTTTGCCCAGATGGCAGCTTCGACGCTGGGAATCCCGCTGGAAGATGTCCATGTGATATCCAATCAGGACACGGATCTTACGCCATTTGGAACGGGGGCCTACGCTTCCAGGCAGACGTATGTGGGCGGCTTTTCGATCCAGCAGACCGCGCTCCTTCTAAAGGAGAAGATCTTAGGCTATGCCCATGAGATGACAAGGATGCCCGCTGGAATTCTAGATATTGTGGACGGGATGATCGTTAGAAAGTCGGATGGAAGAGAACTGCTGTCCATGGAAGAACTGGCGCTGGAAGCATTCTACAGCCTGAGCCACAGCCAGCATATAACGGCGGAGAGCACCTATCAGATCAAAAGCAATGCTTATTCCTTTGGATGCACGGTTGCGGAAGTGGAAGTAGACATCGAGGCCTGCAAGGTCAAGCTGGTGGATGCAGTCAATGTCCATGACTGCGGCAGGCTGATCAACCCGGCGCTGGCCAAGGCTCAGGTTCACGGCGGGATGAGCATGGGAATCGGATATGGCCTGTCAGAATGCCTGAAGTTCGATCCCAAGACCGGAAAGACGTTGAACGGAACGCTATTGGACTATAAGCTGTCCACAACCATGGACCACCCGGAACTTAAGGCAGACTTTGTAGAAAACTATGAGCCTACCAGCGCGTACGGAACGAAAGCGCTGGGAGAGCCTCCGGTCTGTTCCGTGGCTCCAGCTATCCGCAATGCAGTATTCAACGCGACAGGAGTCGGCGTAGACACGCTGCCTCTAAGTCCCCATGTCTTATTCGAGGAATTTCGGAAAGGAGGGCTTCTGGATGTATGA
- the xdhB gene encoding xanthine dehydrogenase subunit XdhB, with product MYDIKALYEADNISHAIQLLKEHPEALIIAGGSDVLIQIREGKRAGEELVSIYGLDELRGVKMEEDGTIRIGSLTSFSHITKDEVIKKYIHVLGEAVDKVGGPQIRNIGTIGGNTCNGVTSADSASTLFAWDAIIELTGPQGVRKVPIQEFYIKAGKVDLRPAEIQTAILIPKESYDGYKGHYIKYAMRNAMDIATLGCSVNVKLSADRQMIEDARIAYGVAGPVPMRAPSAEKAVAGCKVSAESVERFAKEVLKDIRPRDSWRASKAFREHISYVLAKRALTEAIERSGGAVV from the coding sequence ATGTATGATATAAAAGCATTATATGAGGCAGATAATATATCGCATGCAATTCAATTACTAAAGGAGCACCCGGAGGCTTTGATCATCGCAGGAGGAAGCGATGTCCTGATCCAGATCCGGGAAGGCAAGAGGGCTGGAGAAGAACTGGTCAGCATCTATGGATTGGATGAACTGCGGGGCGTGAAGATGGAAGAAGATGGAACCATCCGCATCGGTTCCCTCACCAGCTTCTCCCATATTACGAAGGATGAAGTGATTAAGAAGTACATCCATGTATTGGGCGAGGCTGTCGATAAGGTGGGCGGTCCGCAGATACGGAATATCGGAACCATCGGCGGCAATACCTGCAATGGAGTGACCTCGGCAGATTCGGCCTCCACCCTATTCGCCTGGGATGCCATTATTGAACTGACAGGGCCGCAGGGCGTAAGAAAGGTGCCGATCCAGGAGTTCTATATCAAGGCCGGGAAGGTAGATCTAAGACCTGCGGAGATTCAGACAGCCATCCTGATACCGAAGGAATCTTACGATGGCTATAAGGGCCACTATATTAAATATGCCATGCGCAATGCCATGGATATCGCAACGCTTGGATGTTCCGTGAATGTAAAATTATCCGCGGACAGACAGATGATTGAAGATGCCAGGATCGCCTACGGCGTCGCAGGGCCCGTGCCTATGCGCGCGCCGTCGGCAGAGAAGGCGGTGGCAGGGTGCAAGGTGTCAGCCGAAAGCGTCGAACGGTTCGCAAAAGAAGTTCTAAAAGATATCCGTCCAAGGGACAGCTGGCGCGCCAGCAAGGCATTTCGGGAGCATATCTCCTATGTGCTGGCAAAACGTGCCCTTACGGAAGCGATTGAGAGGTCAGGAGGTGCGGTGGTATGA
- the xdhC gene encoding xanthine dehydrogenase subunit XdhC: MSDRQFKRIHCTINGREVETMIDVRASLTDLLRNDFRLTSVKKGCEVGECGACNVIIDGECFNSCIYLAAWADGKNIRTLESLMGPDGELSDIQQAFIDETAVQCGFCTPGFIMSAVEILESGKEYSREELRKMLSGHLCRCTGYENIINAVEKTMKKRLGI, encoded by the coding sequence ATGAGTGACAGGCAGTTCAAAAGAATTCATTGTACCATTAACGGGAGAGAAGTGGAAACCATGATAGATGTCCGCGCTTCGCTGACAGACCTTCTTCGCAATGATTTCCGGCTTACCAGCGTAAAGAAAGGATGCGAAGTGGGCGAATGCGGAGCCTGCAATGTGATCATAGACGGCGAGTGCTTTAATTCCTGCATCTATCTGGCTGCGTGGGCGGACGGAAAGAATATCCGCACGCTGGAAAGCCTGATGGGGCCGGATGGGGAACTATCTGACATCCAGCAGGCATTTATCGATGAGACGGCCGTGCAGTGCGGCTTCTGTACGCCGGGCTTTATTATGAGCGCGGTGGAGATCCTGGAGTCAGGAAAGGAATATTCAAGAGAAGAATTAAGAAAGATGCTTTCCGGACATCTGTGCCGGTGCACTGGGTATGAAAATATCATTAACGCAGTGGAGAAGACCATGAAAAAAAGGCTGGGCATTTAA
- a CDS encoding winged helix DNA-binding domain-containing protein: MKEPAIEQIRNFRLHSHHLDADYQMSDIAMLAGACGMQNTPPGAWETALHNRVPGCTMSQMEDLLNKDRLLLQAWSYRGAPVVFPEAESDVFLYSLASIDHGGEKEPWIYTSGISLALEYLQMDFDELLELLMRVMPRLDDALIISKNSLDQTLASWMLPFLPARKQDLWNQPSMYGDPNRQTVGGAVVSFLLRPCSFHGLVVFAKRQKTTPAFTSYKNWVGHPMQVRADAPQRLVRKFLHCYGPATLDMFIRWLGCSNSQGKRLWKAVEEEMEPVLALGKKAFILSSDRERLFSPSPLQKELLFLGGHDPYLDQRDRLILQPDKSLHRKIWQLVANPGAIIYRGEIVGIWNSRKKGKGMDIKAALWDTHIRRQDILVLAEEYAAFRQQAVAGIEFL, encoded by the coding sequence ATGAAAGAGCCAGCCATTGAACAAATACGAAATTTCCGACTTCATTCCCATCATCTGGATGCAGATTACCAGATGTCGGACATTGCCATGCTCGCAGGAGCATGCGGCATGCAGAATACGCCGCCAGGCGCATGGGAAACTGCGCTTCATAACCGGGTTCCCGGCTGCACCATGTCGCAGATGGAAGACTTGCTTAATAAGGACAGGCTGCTTCTGCAGGCATGGAGCTATCGAGGAGCACCGGTAGTATTCCCGGAAGCGGAAAGCGATGTCTTCCTCTATTCGCTAGCTTCTATAGATCATGGAGGTGAAAAAGAACCCTGGATCTATACCAGCGGCATCTCCCTTGCCCTTGAGTATCTACAGATGGATTTTGACGAACTGCTGGAATTATTGATGCGAGTCATGCCAAGGCTGGATGATGCCTTGATCATCAGCAAGAATTCCCTGGATCAGACCCTGGCTAGCTGGATGCTGCCGTTTCTACCGGCCCGGAAACAGGACTTGTGGAACCAGCCTTCCATGTATGGGGATCCAAACAGGCAGACGGTCGGCGGCGCGGTGGTGTCTTTCCTTCTTCGTCCCTGTTCCTTTCACGGCCTGGTAGTATTCGCAAAACGCCAAAAAACCACGCCCGCCTTTACTTCCTATAAAAATTGGGTGGGCCATCCCATGCAGGTGAGGGCGGATGCTCCCCAAAGGCTGGTCCGCAAGTTCCTGCACTGCTATGGGCCTGCGACCCTCGATATGTTCATCCGCTGGCTGGGATGCTCCAACTCCCAGGGAAAAAGGCTGTGGAAAGCCGTAGAAGAAGAAATGGAGCCGGTCCTTGCACTGGGCAAGAAGGCATTCATCCTGTCCTCTGACAGAGAGCGCCTTTTTTCGCCTTCTCCGCTCCAAAAGGAACTTCTCTTCCTGGGCGGCCACGATCCCTATCTCGACCAGCGTGACCGCCTCATACTGCAGCCGGACAAGTCTTTGCACCGGAAAATCTGGCAGCTGGTAGCAAACCCGGGCGCCATCATTTACCGCGGAGAGATCGTAGGCATCTGGAACAGCCGCAAGAAAGGAAAGGGCATGGACATCAAGGCCGCTCTGTGGGATACACACATCCGGCGGCAGGATATCCTTGTCCTTGCCGAAGAATATGCCGCTTTCCGGCAGCAGGCTGTGGCAGGCATTGAATTCTTGTAA